The Ramlibacter pinisoli genome has a segment encoding these proteins:
- a CDS encoding beta-ketoacyl-[acyl-carrier-protein] synthase family protein — protein MTGADAEAWITGIGILGPQGCGWDAVVRGLQQPTPLFQPVPPAWQAEPGVPAAWTAPLAADAEAALQPFDTASADRACAMALAAADQAWRQAGAEPQPRRGGVWWGTGMGGAQSTEQSYRRFLLERAALRPMTVPRIMASSPAAQIATRHGLRGPNLTYAIACASAATAIGEALLALRVGRVDLAIAGGSESMLQAGVLAGWQGLRVLSTLRQAETAAQACRPFGAGRSGLVLGEGAAALVLERPASARARGARPLAILAGYGSNCDAAPSLVHPQADGEADAMRQALADAGAPADAVGLVNAHGTGTDAGDVAEAEALAAVFGTGRAAPAVCATKSHHGHLLGAAGAMEAVVSIASLVHQLVPATLGAEPRDPRCAHLQLAAQPTGRPLDWVLSNSFAFGGANVSLLFGRAPA, from the coding sequence ATGACCGGCGCCGACGCCGAGGCCTGGATCACCGGCATCGGCATCCTGGGTCCGCAGGGCTGCGGCTGGGACGCCGTGGTGCGCGGGCTGCAGCAGCCGACGCCGCTGTTCCAGCCGGTCCCGCCGGCCTGGCAGGCCGAGCCCGGCGTGCCGGCCGCGTGGACGGCGCCGCTGGCCGCCGACGCCGAGGCGGCGCTGCAGCCGTTCGACACCGCCAGCGCCGACCGCGCCTGCGCGATGGCGCTGGCCGCCGCCGACCAGGCCTGGCGCCAGGCCGGCGCCGAGCCGCAGCCGCGCCGCGGCGGCGTCTGGTGGGGCACCGGCATGGGCGGCGCGCAGAGCACCGAACAGAGCTACCGCCGCTTCCTGCTCGAGCGCGCCGCGCTGCGGCCGATGACGGTGCCGCGCATCATGGCCAGCTCGCCGGCGGCGCAGATCGCCACCCGGCACGGCCTGCGCGGCCCCAACCTCACCTATGCGATCGCCTGCGCCTCGGCCGCCACCGCCATCGGCGAGGCGCTGCTCGCGCTGCGCGTCGGCCGCGTCGACCTCGCCATCGCCGGTGGCAGCGAATCGATGCTGCAGGCCGGCGTGCTGGCCGGCTGGCAGGGCCTGCGCGTGCTGTCGACGCTGCGCCAGGCCGAGACCGCCGCGCAGGCCTGCCGGCCGTTCGGCGCCGGCCGCAGCGGCCTGGTGCTCGGCGAAGGCGCCGCCGCACTGGTGCTGGAGCGGCCCGCCAGCGCGCGCGCCCGCGGCGCCCGCCCGCTCGCCATCCTGGCCGGCTACGGCAGCAACTGCGACGCCGCGCCCTCGCTGGTGCACCCCCAGGCCGACGGCGAGGCCGACGCCATGCGGCAGGCGCTGGCCGATGCCGGCGCCCCGGCCGACGCCGTCGGGCTGGTCAACGCGCACGGCACCGGCACCGACGCCGGCGACGTCGCCGAGGCCGAGGCCCTGGCGGCGGTGTTCGGCACCGGCCGGGCGGCCCCGGCGGTCTGCGCCACCAAGTCGCACCACGGCCACCTGCTGGGGGCCGCCGGCGCGATGGAAGCGGTGGTGAGCATCGCCAGCCTGGTCCACCAGCTGGTGCCCGCCACCCTGGGCGCCGAGCCGCGCGACCCGCGCTGCGCCCACCTGCAGCTGGCCGCGCAGCCCACCGGCCGCCCGCTCGACTGGGTGCTGTCCAACTCGTTCGCTTTCGGCGGCGCCAACGTCTCGCTCCTGTTCGGCCGCGCGCCGGCCTGA
- a CDS encoding acyl carrier protein → MATSTFDRLAALVAQQHAVDPTALTPATGLADAGLDSLAVAELLFTIEDTFGVNLGDMDVTDVPATVGEVVALIDSKLAPA, encoded by the coding sequence ATGGCTACATCCACTTTCGACCGCTTGGCGGCCCTCGTCGCCCAACAGCACGCGGTCGACCCCACCGCCCTGACCCCGGCCACCGGCCTGGCCGACGCCGGCCTCGATTCGCTGGCCGTGGCCGAACTGCTGTTCACCATCGAGGACACCTTCGGCGTGAACCTGGGCGACATGGACGTCACCGACGTGCCGGCCACCGTCGGCGAGGTGGTCGCCCTGATCGACAGCAAGCTGGCGCCGGCATGA
- a CDS encoding carbon-nitrogen hydrolase family protein gives MKIAAIQMLSGPRLDDNLAAAGRLLAQAAAQGCELAVLPEYFCLLGRAETDKLAVREQPGAGPVQDFLADQARRHGLWLVGGTLPLAGADPGHVRNTCIAWSPAGEPVARYDKIHLFRFDNGRERFDEARTIEPGAAPVAFDLAARDGRRWRVGLSVCYDLRFPELYRRLDADLLLVPSAFTHGTGQAHWEPLLRARAIENLAYVAAPAQGGLHENGRRTWGHSLVVDPWGVVLAQREDEGEGLVVAALDGERLAQVRRQLPALEHRVL, from the coding sequence ATGAAGATCGCCGCGATCCAGATGCTGTCCGGCCCGCGCCTGGACGACAACCTGGCGGCGGCCGGCCGGCTGCTGGCGCAGGCCGCCGCCCAGGGCTGCGAGCTGGCCGTGCTGCCGGAGTACTTCTGCCTGCTGGGCCGCGCCGAGACCGACAAGCTGGCGGTGCGCGAGCAGCCCGGCGCCGGCCCAGTGCAGGACTTCCTGGCCGACCAGGCCCGCCGCCACGGCCTGTGGCTGGTCGGCGGCACGCTGCCGCTGGCCGGCGCCGACCCCGGCCACGTGCGCAACACCTGCATCGCCTGGTCGCCGGCCGGCGAGCCGGTGGCCCGCTACGACAAGATCCACCTGTTCCGGTTCGACAACGGGCGCGAGCGCTTCGACGAGGCGCGCACCATCGAGCCGGGCGCCGCGCCGGTCGCGTTCGACCTCGCCGCGCGCGACGGCCGGCGCTGGCGGGTCGGCCTGTCGGTCTGCTACGACCTGCGCTTTCCCGAGCTGTACCGGCGGCTGGACGCCGACCTGCTGCTGGTGCCCAGCGCCTTCACCCACGGCACCGGCCAGGCGCACTGGGAGCCGCTGCTGCGCGCGCGGGCGATCGAGAACCTGGCCTACGTCGCCGCGCCGGCGCAGGGCGGGCTGCACGAGAACGGCCGCCGCACCTGGGGCCACAGCCTGGTGGTCGATCCCTGGGGGGTGGTGCTGGCGCAGCGCGAGGACGAGGGCGAGGGGCTGGTGGTGGCCGCGCTGGACGGCGAGCGCCTGGCCCAGGTGCGCCGCCAGCTGCCGGCGCTGGAGCACCGCGTCCTATGA
- a CDS encoding YhdP family protein, whose translation MNDSPPLPSRLLKFYAACAKGALWLLAAFWLLLALGWGALHGWIVPRISDWRPVLEAQATRVLGVPVRIGAVSARSEGLIPTVEFDGVVLLDPQGREALRLPRVVTALSPRSLWHRGFDQLYIEGAVLDIRRTVDGRVLVAGLDVTRGGRDDGGAADWVFEQAEIVLRGGQLHWTDEMRQAPELVLAGVDLVVRNTARRHAIRLDATPPAAVGDRFTLVGAFRQPFLSTHPGRWQDWDGQFHGAFGRIELGELRRYTPIDARLEGGHGAVRAWVDIAAGEVTGAVADLAVAGVSTRLAPGLQPLALASLAGRIAARRVGEGVEVEARDLQFVTADGQRWPGGNVFVGWTPAGARRPESGEVRADRLDLAALGALAERLPLGAATHAALATHAPRGVVETLQARWQGPVQAPTSYQAKGRLSGLHVAAVPAPQPPAGGRPVAGTPGVRNLAAEFDLSEAGGRARLTMQDGALELPGVFEEPLLPFARFSGDLQWQRTGSRLAVTASNLKFANADAQGEAQGSWRTGDDPAHRYPGVLDLQGSLARADGSRVWRYLPLRLPQTARSYVREAVQQAEVSEARFRLKGDLREFPFAQGKSGEFKVTAQVRNATYAFAPRAPAKPGALPWPVLTQLSGQLVFDRTSLRVVHADGRFAGAPGLRVKADAEVADLARSTVEVSGEVRGPLAEALQVVQRSPVSALAQDALARATANGPAEVRLKLSLPIAQLERSRVQGSVVLAGNDLQITPDSPALGRARGTVSFNERGFSLTGTQARAFGGDLRVEGGTRGSNGDSAVVLRVQGVASAEGLRQARELGGVARLARQASGSAAYAGTLTFRRGGSPEIQLTSSLQGLGLNLPPPLNKAPDAVLPLRYENARLREGEPVDQLSVEIGRALAVRYVRDVSGAEPRVLRGTIAVGLPPGESVALPEQGVAANLVLGVANIDAWEEALDGVVGHAAAAAVSAPASAPAPASAPAAASAPAVASAPTSAPAATASPAPRGATAAIDGLGYLPTRLALRARELTVDGRTLHNLVVGGTREGLLWRGNVDADELGGYVEYRQPSGNGAGRVYARLARLSIASAAASAVEAMLDEQPSAIPALDVVVEDFELRGRKLGRLEIDAVNRGGGAVAREGGVREWRLNKLSLLMPEATFSAIGNWAAVDAQAQPPGSRPPPRVAHERRRTVMNFRLDIQDAGQLLGRMGMKGVVQRGQGRLEGQIAWIGSPLGFDYPSMTGAFHINVENGQFLKADPGLAKLLGVLSLQSLPRRLTLDFRDVFSEGFAFDFLRGDVTVQQGVAATNNLQMKGVNAAVLTEGKADLARETQDVRVVVVPEINAGTASLVAATINPAIGIGTFLAQIFLREPLARAITQQFQIDGTWTDPRISKVTKPPPENARQAGPLAEQGVSR comes from the coding sequence ATGAACGATTCGCCGCCCCTTCCATCGCGCCTGCTGAAGTTCTATGCCGCCTGCGCGAAGGGGGCACTATGGCTGCTGGCCGCCTTCTGGCTGCTGCTGGCGCTGGGCTGGGGCGCTTTGCACGGCTGGATTGTGCCGCGAATCAGCGACTGGCGCCCCGTGCTGGAAGCCCAGGCCACGCGGGTCCTGGGGGTGCCCGTGCGCATCGGCGCCGTCAGCGCGCGCAGCGAGGGCCTGATCCCGACGGTCGAATTCGACGGCGTCGTGCTGCTCGACCCGCAGGGCCGCGAGGCCTTGCGGCTGCCGCGCGTGGTCACCGCGCTGTCGCCGCGGTCGCTCTGGCACCGCGGCTTCGACCAGCTGTACATCGAGGGCGCGGTGCTGGACATCCGGCGCACCGTCGACGGCCGGGTGCTGGTCGCCGGCCTGGACGTGACGCGCGGTGGCCGCGACGACGGCGGCGCCGCCGACTGGGTGTTCGAGCAGGCCGAGATCGTGCTGCGCGGCGGCCAGCTGCACTGGACCGACGAGATGCGGCAGGCGCCGGAACTGGTGCTCGCCGGCGTCGACCTGGTGGTGCGCAACACCGCCCGCCGGCACGCGATCCGCCTCGACGCCACGCCGCCCGCGGCGGTGGGCGACCGCTTCACGCTGGTCGGCGCGTTCCGCCAGCCGTTCCTGTCCACCCACCCCGGTCGCTGGCAGGACTGGGACGGCCAGTTCCATGGCGCGTTTGGCCGCATCGAGCTCGGCGAACTGCGCCGCTACACGCCGATCGACGCGCGCCTCGAAGGCGGCCACGGCGCCGTGCGGGCCTGGGTCGACATCGCCGCCGGCGAGGTCACCGGTGCCGTCGCCGACCTGGCGGTGGCCGGCGTCTCGACCCGCCTGGCGCCCGGGCTGCAGCCGCTGGCGCTGGCCTCGCTGGCCGGCCGCATCGCCGCCCGGCGGGTCGGCGAGGGGGTCGAGGTCGAGGCCCGCGACCTGCAGTTCGTCACCGCCGACGGCCAGCGCTGGCCGGGCGGCAACGTGTTCGTCGGCTGGACCCCGGCCGGCGCCAGGCGACCCGAGAGCGGCGAGGTGCGCGCCGACCGCCTCGACCTGGCGGCGCTGGGGGCGCTGGCCGAGCGGCTGCCGCTGGGGGCGGCGACCCACGCCGCCCTGGCCACGCACGCGCCGCGCGGTGTGGTCGAGACGCTGCAGGCGCGCTGGCAGGGGCCGGTGCAGGCGCCGACGTCCTACCAGGCCAAAGGCCGCCTGAGCGGCCTGCACGTGGCCGCGGTGCCGGCGCCGCAGCCGCCGGCCGGCGGCCGCCCGGTCGCGGGCACGCCGGGCGTGCGCAACCTGGCGGCCGAGTTCGACCTGAGCGAGGCCGGCGGCCGGGCCAGGCTGACCATGCAGGACGGCGCGCTCGAGCTGCCCGGCGTGTTCGAGGAACCGCTGCTGCCGTTCGCCCGGTTCAGCGGCGACCTGCAGTGGCAGCGCACCGGCAGCCGGCTGGCGGTCACCGCCAGCAACCTGAAGTTCGCCAATGCCGACGCCCAGGGCGAGGCCCAGGGCTCCTGGCGCACCGGCGACGACCCGGCCCACCGCTATCCGGGCGTCCTCGACCTGCAGGGCAGCCTGGCGCGCGCCGACGGCAGCCGGGTCTGGCGCTACCTGCCGCTGCGGCTGCCGCAGACGGCGCGCAGCTACGTGCGCGAGGCGGTGCAGCAGGCCGAGGTGAGCGAGGCCCGGTTCCGCCTGAAGGGCGACCTGCGCGAGTTCCCGTTCGCCCAGGGCAAGTCCGGCGAGTTCAAGGTGACGGCGCAGGTGCGCAACGCCACCTACGCCTTCGCCCCGCGGGCGCCGGCCAAGCCGGGCGCGCTGCCGTGGCCGGTGCTCACGCAGCTGTCCGGCCAGCTGGTGTTCGACCGCACCAGCCTGCGGGTGGTCCATGCCGACGGCCGCTTCGCCGGCGCGCCGGGCCTGCGGGTGAAAGCCGACGCCGAGGTCGCCGACCTGGCGCGCAGCACGGTGGAGGTCAGCGGCGAGGTGCGCGGGCCGCTCGCCGAGGCGCTGCAGGTGGTGCAGCGCTCGCCGGTGTCGGCGCTGGCCCAGGACGCGCTGGCCCGCGCCACCGCCAACGGCCCGGCGGAGGTGCGGCTGAAGCTGTCGCTGCCGATCGCCCAGCTCGAACGCAGCCGGGTGCAGGGCTCGGTGGTGCTGGCCGGCAACGACCTGCAGATCACCCCCGACAGCCCGGCGCTGGGCCGGGCCCGCGGAACGGTGTCGTTCAACGAGCGCGGGTTCTCGCTCACCGGCACGCAGGCGCGCGCCTTTGGCGGCGACCTGCGGGTGGAGGGCGGCACCCGAGGCAGCAACGGCGACAGCGCCGTCGTGCTGCGGGTGCAGGGCGTCGCCAGCGCCGAGGGCCTGCGCCAGGCGCGCGAGCTGGGCGGGGTGGCCCGATTGGCGCGCCAGGCCAGCGGCAGCGCCGCCTACGCCGGCACGCTCACCTTCCGCCGGGGCGGCAGCCCCGAGATCCAGCTCACCAGCTCGCTGCAGGGCCTGGGCCTGAACCTGCCGCCGCCGCTGAACAAGGCACCCGACGCCGTCCTGCCGCTGCGCTACGAGAACGCACGGCTGCGCGAGGGCGAGCCGGTCGACCAGCTGTCGGTGGAGATCGGCCGCGCCCTGGCGGTCCGCTACGTGCGCGACGTTTCGGGCGCCGAGCCGCGGGTGCTGCGCGGCACGATCGCGGTCGGCCTGCCGCCCGGCGAGTCGGTCGCCCTGCCCGAACAGGGCGTGGCCGCCAACCTGGTGCTGGGCGTGGCCAACATCGACGCCTGGGAGGAAGCACTGGACGGGGTGGTGGGCCACGCGGCGGCCGCTGCCGTGTCGGCTCCCGCGTCCGCACCTGCCCCCGCATCCGCGCCGGCCGCCGCATCTGCACCTGCCGTGGCATCCGCACCGACCTCGGCCCCCGCCGCGACGGCGTCCCCGGCTCCGCGCGGCGCGACCGCGGCCATCGACGGCCTGGGCTACCTGCCCACCAGGCTGGCGCTGCGGGCGCGCGAACTCACCGTCGATGGCCGCACGCTCCACAACCTGGTGGTGGGCGGGACGCGCGAGGGACTGCTCTGGCGCGGCAATGTCGACGCCGACGAGCTCGGCGGCTATGTCGAGTACCGCCAGCCCTCGGGCAACGGCGCCGGCCGGGTCTATGCCCGGCTGGCCCGGCTGTCGATCGCCAGCGCCGCCGCCAGCGCCGTCGAGGCGATGCTGGACGAACAGCCGAGCGCGATCCCGGCGCTGGACGTGGTGGTGGAGGACTTCGAACTGCGCGGCCGCAAGCTCGGCCGGCTGGAGATCGACGCCGTCAACCGCGGCGGCGGCGCCGTCGCGCGCGAGGGCGGGGTGCGCGAATGGCGTCTCAACAAGCTCAGCCTGCTGATGCCGGAGGCCACCTTCTCGGCCATCGGCAACTGGGCGGCGGTGGACGCCCAGGCGCAGCCACCCGGCAGCCGGCCGCCGCCGCGGGTCGCGCACGAGCGCCGGCGCACGGTGATGAATTTCCGGCTCGACATCCAGGACGCCGGCCAGTTGCTCGGCCGCATGGGCATGAAGGGCGTGGTGCAGCGCGGCCAGGGCCGGCTGGAAGGCCAGATCGCCTGGATCGGCTCGCCGCTGGGCTTCGACTACCCGTCGATGACCGGCGCCTTCCACATCAACGTCGAGAACGGCCAGTTCCTCAAGGCCGACCCGGGGCTGGCCAAGCTGCTGGGCGTGCTGAGCCTGCAGTCGCTGCCGCGCCGGCTGACGCTGGACTTCCGCGACGTCTTCAGCGAGGGCTTCGCGTTCGACTTCCTGCGCGGCGACGTCACCGTGCAGCAGGGCGTCGCCGCCACCAACAACCTGCAGATGAAGGGCGTCAACGCCGCCGTGCTGACCGAGGGCAAGGCCGACCTGGCGCGCGAGACGCAGGACGTGCGGGTGGTGGTGGTGCCGGAGATCAACGCCGGCACCGCCTCGCTGGTGGCCGCCACCATCAACCCGGCGATCGGCATCGGCACCTTCCTGGCCCAGATCTTCCTGCGCGAGCCGCTGGCCCGCGCCATCACCCAGCAGTTCCAGATCGACGGCACCTGGACCGATCCGCGCATCAGCAAGGTCACCAAGCCGCCGCCCGAGAACGCCCGCCAGGCCGGCCCGCTGGCCGAACAGGGAGTGTCGCGATGA
- the glnE gene encoding bifunctional [glutamate--ammonia ligase]-adenylyl-L-tyrosine phosphorylase/[glutamate--ammonia-ligase] adenylyltransferase, with the protein MAPPAAGSAHSRFVQRIRRRYAQELALLPPGVPGREALRSTCEALRQRGHPLGDALRILRQLVLERLARLDCEEHASLRAVTLAVTHLAEFTLDAACRQALADLDAVHGEPRGADGRRAQLWIVGMGKLGARELNVSSDIDLVYVYDQDGETDGVDGRGRISHQEYFAKAVKAVYGLIGDTTEHGFVFRVDLALRPNGNSGPPAVSLDALEEYFVVQGREWERFAWLKSRVVAPRGAIEDGSAQALRAVVLPFVFRRYLDYSVFDSLRVLHRQIREHAARRSAGRPGRANDVKLSRGGIREIEFIVQLLQVVRGGQFPELRTRPTLDALERVAAAGLMPAATAQGLAHAYEFLRRVEHRIQYLDDRQTHVLPLGCGQDGEEGERDLNWIARSMGYPDGCPFLHELDSQREFVAQEFDTLLGGTQSECRGCAGPRGRAQPPTLDELCERLPAPVRERIERWRDHPRVLALREDARHRLGRLVARTADWLLEGRVSEEAALRMADWLEPLLRRESYLALLLERPNVHERLLRLLGAAKWPARYLLRHPGVIDELASNAMVSERFDAAAFAQDLQDRCAALRRTGEDDDEALLNLLRRAHHAEVFRTLARDIEGRLTVEQVADELSALADAVLRVTALWCWERLRARHRDTPSFAIIGYGKLGGKELGYGSDLDIVFVFEDEDERAPEIYGAFVRKLINWLTTKTGEGDLYEIDTALRPNGSSGLLVTTFAAYAKYQEGRGSNTAWTWEHQAMTRARFVLGEAALAGRFDAVREAVIAAPRDVGRLREEIVAMRQRVRAAHPIKPGWFDVKHSPGGMVDAEFAVQYLVLSCAAAHPELVPNVGNIALLQRAEAAGLLPPGVGDAAARAYRELRRVQHQARLDEAATQVAVLSTERDAVLALWRHLFTS; encoded by the coding sequence ATGGCCCCGCCGGCCGCGGGTTCCGCCCATTCCCGCTTCGTGCAACGGATCCGGCGCCGCTACGCGCAGGAGCTGGCCCTGCTGCCGCCGGGCGTGCCCGGCCGCGAGGCCCTGCGGTCCACCTGCGAGGCCCTGCGCCAACGCGGCCACCCGCTCGGCGACGCGCTGCGCATCCTGCGCCAGCTGGTGCTGGAGCGGCTGGCGCGCCTCGACTGCGAGGAGCACGCCTCGCTGCGCGCGGTCACCCTGGCGGTGACCCACCTGGCCGAATTCACCCTCGACGCCGCCTGCCGGCAGGCGCTGGCCGACCTCGACGCGGTGCACGGCGAGCCGCGCGGGGCCGACGGCCGGCGCGCCCAGCTGTGGATCGTCGGCATGGGCAAGCTGGGGGCCCGCGAACTCAACGTGTCGAGCGACATCGACCTGGTGTACGTGTACGACCAGGACGGCGAGACCGACGGCGTCGACGGCCGCGGCCGCATCAGCCACCAGGAGTACTTCGCCAAGGCGGTCAAGGCCGTCTACGGCCTGATCGGCGACACCACCGAGCACGGCTTCGTGTTCCGGGTCGACCTGGCGTTGCGCCCGAACGGCAACTCGGGACCGCCGGCGGTCTCGCTGGATGCGCTGGAGGAGTATTTCGTCGTCCAGGGCCGCGAGTGGGAGCGCTTCGCCTGGCTCAAGAGCCGGGTGGTGGCGCCGCGCGGCGCCATCGAGGACGGCTCGGCCCAGGCGCTGCGCGCCGTGGTGCTGCCGTTCGTGTTCCGCCGCTACCTGGACTACAGCGTGTTCGACTCGCTGCGGGTGCTGCACCGCCAGATCCGCGAGCATGCCGCCCGGCGCAGTGCCGGCCGCCCCGGGCGCGCCAACGACGTCAAGCTGTCGCGCGGCGGCATCCGCGAGATCGAATTCATCGTGCAGCTGCTGCAGGTGGTGCGCGGCGGCCAGTTCCCCGAACTGCGCACCCGCCCGACGCTGGACGCGCTGGAACGGGTCGCAGCCGCCGGCCTGATGCCGGCGGCCACCGCCCAGGGGCTGGCGCACGCCTACGAGTTCCTGCGCCGGGTCGAGCACCGCATCCAGTACCTGGACGACCGCCAGACGCACGTGCTGCCGCTGGGCTGCGGCCAGGACGGCGAGGAGGGCGAGCGCGACCTCAACTGGATCGCCCGCAGCATGGGCTACCCGGACGGCTGCCCGTTCCTGCACGAGCTGGACAGCCAACGCGAGTTCGTGGCCCAGGAATTCGACACCCTGCTGGGCGGCACCCAGTCCGAATGCCGCGGCTGCGCCGGGCCGCGCGGTCGCGCCCAGCCGCCCACCCTGGACGAGCTGTGCGAACGGCTGCCGGCGCCGGTGCGCGAGCGCATCGAGCGCTGGCGCGACCACCCGCGCGTGCTGGCGCTGCGCGAGGACGCCCGCCACCGCCTCGGCCGGCTGGTGGCACGCACCGCCGACTGGCTGCTCGAGGGCCGGGTCTCGGAAGAGGCGGCGCTGCGCATGGCCGACTGGCTGGAGCCGCTGCTGCGGCGCGAGAGCTACCTGGCCCTGCTGCTGGAGCGGCCCAACGTGCACGAGCGGCTGCTGCGCCTGCTGGGCGCGGCCAAGTGGCCGGCGCGCTACCTGCTGCGCCACCCGGGCGTCATCGACGAGCTGGCCAGCAACGCCATGGTGTCCGAGCGCTTCGACGCCGCCGCCTTCGCCCAGGACCTGCAGGACCGGTGCGCGGCCCTGCGCCGCACCGGCGAGGACGACGACGAGGCCCTGCTCAACCTGCTGCGCCGCGCCCACCACGCCGAGGTGTTCCGCACCCTGGCGCGCGACATCGAGGGGCGCCTGACCGTCGAGCAGGTGGCCGACGAGCTGAGCGCGCTGGCCGACGCCGTGCTGCGCGTCACGGCGCTGTGGTGCTGGGAGCGGCTGAGGGCGCGCCACCGCGACACGCCGAGCTTCGCCATCATCGGCTACGGCAAGCTGGGCGGCAAGGAACTGGGCTACGGCAGCGACCTCGACATCGTGTTCGTGTTCGAGGACGAGGACGAGCGCGCCCCCGAGATCTACGGCGCCTTCGTGCGCAAGCTGATCAACTGGCTGACCACCAAGACCGGCGAGGGCGACCTGTACGAGATCGACACCGCGCTGCGCCCGAACGGCAGCTCGGGCCTGCTGGTCACCACCTTCGCCGCCTACGCCAAGTACCAGGAAGGCCGCGGCAGCAACACCGCCTGGACCTGGGAACACCAGGCCATGACGCGGGCGCGCTTCGTGCTCGGTGAGGCGGCGCTGGCCGGCCGCTTCGACGCCGTGCGCGAAGCCGTCATCGCCGCCCCGCGCGACGTCGGCCGGCTGCGCGAGGAGATCGTGGCGATGCGCCAGCGGGTGCGCGCCGCGCATCCGATCAAGCCCGGCTGGTTCGACGTCAAGCACAGCCCGGGGGGCATGGTCGACGCCGAGTTTGCGGTCCAGTACCTGGTGCTGTCCTGTGCGGCCGCCCATCCCGAGCTGGTGCCCAACGTGGGCAACATCGCGCTGCTGCAACGGGCCGAGGCGGCCGGCCTGCTGCCCCCGGGCGTCGGCGACGCCGCCGCCCGTGCCTACCGCGAACTGCGACGGGTCCAGCACCAGGCGCGCCTGGACGAGGCCGCCACCCAGGTCGCCGTGCTGTCGACAGAACGCGACGCCGTGCTGGCGTTGTGGCGGCACCTCTTCACGTCCTGA